A stretch of Mytilus edulis chromosome 11, xbMytEdul2.2, whole genome shotgun sequence DNA encodes these proteins:
- the LOC139495107 gene encoding guanine nucleotide-binding protein G(q) subunit alpha isoform X1 — protein sequence MKMACCLSEEAKEQKRINTEIEKQLRKDKRDARRELKLLLLGTGESGKSTFIKQMRIIHGAGYSDDDKRGFIKIVYQNIFMAMHAMIRAMDTLKIAYHNPDNEINMRIITDKKLTQENGSMIRQVDYETVTTFDQQFVDAIKLLWCDSGIQECYDRRREYQLTDSAKYYLDDVDRLTQPNYLPTLQDILRVRVPTTGIIEYPFDLDSIIFRMVDVGGQRSERRKWIHCFENVTSIMFLVALSEYDQVLVESDNENRMEESKALFRTIITYPWFQNSSVILFLNKKDLLEEKIMLSHLVDYFPEFDGAKKDAQAAREFILRMFVDLNPDPDKIIYSHFTCATDTENIRFVFAAVKDTILQLNLKEYNLV from the exons ATGAAAATGGCGTGCTGTCTAAGCGAAGAAGCGAAAGAGCAAAAACGAATTAATACAGAAATAGAAAAACAACTACGGAAAGATAAAAGAGATGCAAGGAGGGAATTAAAACTTTTATTATTGG GGACAGGAGAAAGTggaaaaagtacatttataaaacAGATGAGAATTATCCATGGAGCAGGATACTCTGACGATGACAAACGAGGGTTCATTAAAATTGTCTACCAAAATATCTTCATGGCCATGCATGCCATGATCAGGGCCATGGACACGCTCAAAATAGCTTACCACAATCCTGACAATGAG ataaatatGCGTATTATTACAGATAAAAAACTGACACAG GAGAATGGAAGCATGATTAGACAAGTGGACTACGAGACCGTGACAACTTTTGACCAGCAATTCGTTGATGCCATAAAGCTTTTATGGTGTGATAGTGGTATACAAGAGTGCTATGATAGAAGGAGAGAGTACCAGCTCACAGACTCAGCCAAGTA ttacttGGACGATGTAGACAGATTAACTCAACCAAATTATCTACCGACATTACAAGATATTTTACGTGTCAGAGTTCCCACTACAGGGATTATAGAATACCCTTTTGATCTGGATAGTATCATATTTCG aatggTTGATGTAGGGGGCCAGAGGTCTGAAAGACGTAAATGGATCCATTGTTTTGAAAATGTAACGTCCATCATGTTCCTAGTCGCCTTAAGTGAATATGACCAAGTCTTAGTGGAATCTGATAATGAA AATCGTATGGAGGAATCTAAAGCATTGTTTAGGACCATTATCACATACCCATGGTTCCAGAACTCCTCAGTAATCCTCTTTCTCAATAAGAAAGATCTCCTAGAAGAGAAAATTATGCTATCACATTTGGTAGATTACTTTCCTGAATTTGATG gTGCAAAGAAGGATGCACAGGCAGCACGAGAGTTTATTTTAAGGATGTTTGTCGATTTAAATCCTGACCCAGACAAGATCATATATTCTCATTTTACATGTGCAACAG ATACAGAAAATATTAGGTTCGTATTTGCAGCCGTAAAGGATACGATTCTGCAACTGAATTTAAAGGAATATAATTTAGTGTGA
- the LOC139495107 gene encoding guanine nucleotide-binding protein G(q) subunit alpha isoform X2, translated as MKMACCLSEEAKEQKRINTEIEKQLRKDKRDARRELKLLLLGTGESGKSTFIKQMRIIHGAGYSDDDKRGFIKIVYQNIFMAMHAMIRAMDTLKIAYHNPDNEENGSMIRQVDYETVTTFDQQFVDAIKLLWCDSGIQECYDRRREYQLTDSAKYYLDDVDRLTQPNYLPTLQDILRVRVPTTGIIEYPFDLDSIIFRMVDVGGQRSERRKWIHCFENVTSIMFLVALSEYDQVLVESDNENRMEESKALFRTIITYPWFQNSSVILFLNKKDLLEEKIMLSHLVDYFPEFDGAKKDAQAAREFILRMFVDLNPDPDKIIYSHFTCATDTENIRFVFAAVKDTILQLNLKEYNLV; from the exons ATGAAAATGGCGTGCTGTCTAAGCGAAGAAGCGAAAGAGCAAAAACGAATTAATACAGAAATAGAAAAACAACTACGGAAAGATAAAAGAGATGCAAGGAGGGAATTAAAACTTTTATTATTGG GGACAGGAGAAAGTggaaaaagtacatttataaaacAGATGAGAATTATCCATGGAGCAGGATACTCTGACGATGACAAACGAGGGTTCATTAAAATTGTCTACCAAAATATCTTCATGGCCATGCATGCCATGATCAGGGCCATGGACACGCTCAAAATAGCTTACCACAATCCTGACAATGAG GAGAATGGAAGCATGATTAGACAAGTGGACTACGAGACCGTGACAACTTTTGACCAGCAATTCGTTGATGCCATAAAGCTTTTATGGTGTGATAGTGGTATACAAGAGTGCTATGATAGAAGGAGAGAGTACCAGCTCACAGACTCAGCCAAGTA ttacttGGACGATGTAGACAGATTAACTCAACCAAATTATCTACCGACATTACAAGATATTTTACGTGTCAGAGTTCCCACTACAGGGATTATAGAATACCCTTTTGATCTGGATAGTATCATATTTCG aatggTTGATGTAGGGGGCCAGAGGTCTGAAAGACGTAAATGGATCCATTGTTTTGAAAATGTAACGTCCATCATGTTCCTAGTCGCCTTAAGTGAATATGACCAAGTCTTAGTGGAATCTGATAATGAA AATCGTATGGAGGAATCTAAAGCATTGTTTAGGACCATTATCACATACCCATGGTTCCAGAACTCCTCAGTAATCCTCTTTCTCAATAAGAAAGATCTCCTAGAAGAGAAAATTATGCTATCACATTTGGTAGATTACTTTCCTGAATTTGATG gTGCAAAGAAGGATGCACAGGCAGCACGAGAGTTTATTTTAAGGATGTTTGTCGATTTAAATCCTGACCCAGACAAGATCATATATTCTCATTTTACATGTGCAACAG ATACAGAAAATATTAGGTTCGTATTTGCAGCCGTAAAGGATACGATTCTGCAACTGAATTTAAAGGAATATAATTTAGTGTGA